The sequence TTCGTATTAAATACCCATATGTTTTTTTCAATTGCGTCGCTAAGATTTTCTAATGGATCTGACACGGTCATCTTTATTTTGTGATTACCGTTTTTAGTTAAAGTGGTAGAGATACGACTTTTTGTATTATTATTTATGATTACATCATTGATTGTATATTTAAAAAGTAACTCTTGATCATTGGCAATGTAACAGCAACCTTTTCGTTTAGCTTTAGCATCTTACCAGCATCAACTTTACATCCTCCTTCAGAAATATTTAAAAGCTGGTGCACAGCAGTTGCATCTTGGTTTTGTATCTTAACCTAAGCATTAACGAGATAACGCTCACTTGCTCTAAGGCGGGGACGTTCGATTGCCGCGACAATTATACTTAGCAGAACAATGAGCTGAGATACCGTTAAGTAATATATAAAGACAATATATTGCGCACAGCTAGTAGCAAAACAATTGACCGTGCGATAGATAAGCAAAACTAGCAAAGTAATAAATAGCACTGAGTAAAATATAACAATACGCCAATGAATTGTTATGTTTTTATTAGTAATGCTCTTTTGGGTAACAACAAAATTGGGTACTTTTTTACCAAACATAGTCATAACTGTTGAAATGATTACTGTGGGAGCAGCAATTACCTCTAAGATATCTGTAACAAAAGGCAATCGTGTATGACGATTTGTCCACGCAAAACCTAGGCGTATAATACTAAATGGTAAAAAATATGCTAATACTTCTATTGTTTGCGCTGGTATTAAAAGAAATCCGGTTAACATATAAGTTAGAGTCACAATATACCATAAAAGGGTCATTAACGCTGAGTAACCCCAACTTAAAGCATATAATACTGCTGAAAATTTAGCTCTAATTGACTTAGTATTACGCCATAACCATTTGCCAATTTGCACACCACCAATACACCAACGCGCTCGTTGAGCCAAATATTCATTAAGACCTTCTGGGTTTAAACCAGAGCTTAATGACTCAGTAGGAAAGCCACCAATCTCTAAAACTATATAGCTATAAAACATCATTAACGATTGCCCATGTTAAACTACACTAAGATTGAAGTCGTTAAGCATATTTTATGCTTTCAACTCTAACTCATGGTAGCCTTGATAGTACTAATGGCTGCCCCCGTAATGCATGAACATAAAACTGGGATGAGCTTGCGGCTCAAGCTCACTATTGGGTTAATTCTCATCATTGGTATCATTTTTGCCGCCCTTAATACTGCCAACATTGTTAGCCAACGGTTGCGCCAACGCGATGAAGCGCTGCGGCATAATGAAACCGTCGCGCGATTATTAGCTGGGGCTATTATTCCTGAGCTAGCCAATTACGAAATCCATAGTGAGCAATTTGGTCGTTATCTACGCAATCTTTTAAAAGCCTCGATTGCCACTAGTAAAAGTCGCGATCTCGCCTTTGTTGCAGTTATCGACAACGAACTTAAGGTAATTGCTGGTAAGGCAAATACTAAATTAACCGTTTTTCCACATGGAAAAACTTATCAAGATGAATCACAGACTTTAGTAGCAATTGCTCATACTAATAGCTGGTCGGGTACTGACATACGTATGCATCGTTTTCCTTTAAAAGTCGCCGGGTCTATTGCCGGTAAACTATTAGTTGGCACTTCACTACTTCGTATTAAAGATGAAGCTACCCGAAACCTGTTTATTAATCTTGGCGCCTTAATTTTAGCACTTGCGGCTTTGATGATTTACGCCATTATTGCTTTAAATCATATGGTCATTACTCCAGTCACGCATATCGCAAATGCTATGCGCGCTGTACAAGAGGGCAATCTTAGTCACGAAGTCGCTTTACACCGTAAAGATGAAATTGGTGTTCTTGCTAACACCTATAACTTTATGGTGCGTGGACTAAAAGAACGCGAGCAACTTAAAGACGCTTTTTCACGCTATGTCTCACCACAAGTATATAAACGCTTTCAAGAAGGTGCGATTAATCTTCGTGGTGAAACTCGCAAAGCCGTAGTGCTGTTCTCAGATATTCGTAGCTTTACGACCTTATCAGAACAACTCACACCAGTTGAAGTTGTTGCTATGTTAAATGAGTATTTCACCGAAATGGTTGAAATCATTTTTAAATATGACGGCTTCATAAACAAATTTATCGGCGATGCGATTATGGCTATTTATAATGTACCCATTGACCAACCAGATCCCGAGTTACGCGCTATTAAAACCGGCTTAGAAATGCTCGAAGCTTTAGATCGCTTAAACCAACGCCGCCAAGATCGTGGACAATTTACTCTAAAAATTGGCATTGGTATCAATACTGGTCCAGTCGTTGCTGGTAACTTAGGACATGAAAGACGCCTTGAATACACGGTAATCGGTGATATGGTAAATCTAGCGCAACGTATCGAAAGCCAAACTAAAGTCACTGGCACACCTTTGCTAGTTTCACAGTCGACATTTATGCCCTGTTACAACCAATTGGTGGCGCAAGAATTGCCTCCGGTTAAGGTAAAAGGGAAAAAAGAGCCGGTTGTGCTTTACTCAGTTTCTTCACTGCTTTAGATCTAGATTGATTATCGCAATTAATTTCGTAAATATAGGAAGTTATGAACTATTCGATTTAAATTAAAACTAATCAAATGCTACATTTGCAAACCAACAATTGAATTTAAAACATTTTTTCTTAGACATTTTCTAGATCCCATCGCTCAGCCATGATATTCGAGTAAAAGACCAGAGACTAGATTTAGGAGAGCCCATGGCGGTTTTAAAACGCGAAGAAATCGGTACCATTTCTGAAGTTGATATCAATGACGTACATACCATTCTTGGGCCAGAAAGCTCTTTTGAAGGCAAACTCGTCTTTGAAGGCACTGTACGCATTGACGGAAATTTTAAGGGTCAAATTAAAACCGACAATGTCCTGGTTATTGGGCCTGGTGCTAGGGTCGAAGCTGACCTTGAAATTGGCAGCGTTGTAATTAATGGCGAAGTTATTGGTGATATCATTGCCAAGCAAGTTGTCGAAATTCATGCTCCTGGCAAATTACGCGGCAATGTCACTACCCCACAATTAATGATTGCCAAAGGGGTAATTTTTGAAGGAAGCTGTAAAATGGAGCCGACAAATAATGACCGTAACCAACCATCTAAAGTTACTCTCTTAAGTAATAATAATGAAGCAGAGCTTTAAAACTAGCTTGCTATTTACTCATTTATACTCAAGTTATGGTCGCAGCAAATACTGAAGTTGATATTAATCTTGATTATATCATCGATCCCAACGAGCGTCGTGCCCTTGAGCGATATGATTTAAAATTTGCCCAGGCACTACTCTCAGTTTTACCTGCAATTAACGACCCAATTAATGTTCTCGATTTCGTATGTGGCGATGGATTAGTAGCTTTTGAACTAGCTAATCGCCTGGTACCTAATTCGCGTCTTGTAGCTTTAGGTGATGAAAATTTAACTTTAGAGCGCTTACATACTCATGCAAAATCCGCCCTTGCTCCTGGTCTGATTGGAAATAGATTTTTTTCTCGCCGTGAAGAGTTAACTCGTTTGCCTTTTGCTGATGCCACTTTCGATCTGGTTTATGCCGCACTACCTTTAGGTGATCTACCTGAAAGCCGCTCTGTACTTACCCAAGTTATGCGAGTACTGCGACCTAATGGCACTATTGCTTTGAGTTTTGTTTTGCCTCACAGCTTGCTTGAACTTGCTCAAGCTGTTGCACAAGCCGAACTTGTAAACGATGATGAACACACCATGTCTATTCTCAGTCAACGCCTAGCAGCACGAGTGCATCTACCGACTTTAGAGGATTGGCAAAATCTAGCTGAACGAGTTGGCGCCATAGAAATAAAAACTATCAGTAGTCAATTCAACCTTATAGTTGAACCTGATGCACATCTTGACGAACTATACAGCACTCGTTTGGTGCCATTATTACTCGGTAACAGTCATGAAAATCTAACCATGACTCGGAGACTACTAAAAACTGCAATTAGTAAACAACTTACTACCATGGTTAACATAGGGGTTTTAATTGGTCGCAGGCCAGGTTTCACTCAGGAGACTTTGCCATCGCAGCAACCTGCCGTTGCTGTCGCTGCAGATGTGAATGCAAAATAATTGCTATAGCTATCATAATGATAGCTACATACTGTGAAGTAGAAAGAATAAATACACCACGCTCATTATCGCCACGAAATTGCTCTATCACGGCTCGCAATATTCCATAAAATAGCAGCCAAACTACTAATAATTGTCCTTCATACATTTTACGCTGTCGCCAAAATATTAATAAAACAAATAGAGCAAATTCTACCAAACTTTCATATAGCTGGGTTGGATGAACTGGCAGAGGAGAATCTGTATATTTTATTAATCCAGTACTTTGTTGGGCTTGATGAACTAGCGAACCAATAGGAAATGATACACCCCATGGCATCTGTGTCGGTGCACCATAACAACAACCCGCTGCAAAACAACCAATACGCCCAATAGCATGAGCCAATGCCATGTAGGGTATTATAATATCGGCATACTTAAAAAATGGAATACGATGCTTACGACTATAATAAAATATAAATAAAGCAGCACTGATAAAACTACCGTACCAAACAAAACCACCGTACCAAATTTTAATTAATCGAATTGGATGTTCTATATATAATGGCAAATTAGCAACCATAAAAAGTAAACGACCACCAATAAAACCAACAAGCAATACATAAAAACCAAGATCAATAAAACGCTGGTAATCCTCTCCTTCAAGCTTGGCCCTACGTGAAGCTAAAAAAAGAGCTAATAAAAACCCCGCCGCAATAAACACACCATAGGTATGAATTGTCCACTCAGTAGAAAGCAAGCCGAAGAGTTTGGTTTGCACTAAAACGGGATACATAGTTATTGTTGGTTAGTTGGTTTGTTAATCACTTCACATGTTCAAGTCGTACAGCTTTATTTCTTTTTGGTGCTAATACTGTATCTAAAAGCATTAAGCCCACACCAATAGTTATGGCAGCATCAGCAATATTAAATGTAGGCCATTGTGCTTTGTTATACCAATGCCACACAATAAAATCGATCACATAGCCTAATCGTACTCGATCAAGAAAATTACCTAACGCACCACTAAAAACTAGCATTAATGCGAAACTAAGCAAGGTTGAATTTTTACCTACGCGACGATAGTATACAATAATAAATACCATTGCGACCAAGGCTATTAGTAATAATAAATGAGTTCTAAATCCTGCAATACTAGCATTAGCTAAAAAACTAAAAGCGGCACCGGTATTTTCAACATAATTAAACCGCCAAAAATTGTCTAACCAAACTACGGTATTATCACCAATAGGATGCTTATTAAATAGAAATAATGATAGCTTATTAGTGAAGGCTAAATTATCTGAATTTGTGCCAAAGGAGTTGGTGAGTTTTGCTATTGCCCAATATTTAGTAACTTGATCACAAAATACCACTGAAGCCACAATTACGATAAATTTTTTCCAATAGCCCCACCATGAAAATGCCGCAGCCTGCATATGTTTCATAATAATTCCAAAGTTAGGATGAGCCCTAAACCGCTTCTACGGTTAAAGTAATTTTTATTAATTCACTAAAGCGTCGGTACAGCGAGCGCAAAGTTCAGGATGCGCTGCATCTTTACCAATGTCTTCTCGATATAACCAACAACGTGGGCATTTTGTTCCACGTGCGCGTTCAATAGTGATTTTTATTTGTTCACTCTCACCAGTAAATTCAACTTCAGAGACGATAAATAAATCAGCCAAAGCCAATTTATCAATACTACCTAATTTCTGGTGCATTTCTAGCGGACCACTTATGCATACACGAGCTTCTATTGATGAACCCAGACGTTTGTTTTTGCGCTCATCTTCAAGCAAAGCATTAACCTGACGACGAAGCTCGCGCGCATAATTATATTTAGTATCTATTTTAGATTGTCCTGCACTGATCTGTTGGCGCATCATGGCCATGAACTTTGGCTCATCTACACCTGGATGCTTGTTTAGATGTACACTATCTGCATCACCGACTAAACGCGGCAACTGCGCCCACGCTTCTTCACAGGTAAAAGATAATAATGGTGCTGCAACTCGTAGTAAATCACGAGCTAATATATATAATACTGTCTGTGCTGAATGTCGTTCTCTTGAATTTTTACCCGATGCGTATAATCTATCTTTTAATATATCAAGATAGAACGCTGATAAATCTACAATACACAACTCATTCAAAGTATGAACCACCTGATGGAATTCATAACGTTCATAACCATTACGCATTCGTTCTATAGCACTAAAGCTGATACCAAGCGCATAGCGGTCAACCTCAAGCAATTTATCGGCAGAGAGCAAATCTTTATTGGGATCGAAATCAAAAAGATTACCCAATAAATAACGAAATGTATTACGTACTTTACGATAGGTATCAGTTAATCGAGTTAATATTTCGTCAGAGAGACGAATATCCTCGCGATAATCTTCGGCTGCTACCCATAAACGCAAAATTTCAGCACCATTACGCGCGATAGCTTTAAAGGGATCGGTAAAATTACCTTTACTCTTTGATATTTTTTTACCATTACCATCAACAACAAAACCATGGGTTAAAACCGACTTATATGGTGGTTGCTCACGCGTAGCCAAAGCGCATAAAAGCGATGAATGAAACCAACCGCGGTGTTGATCTGAACCTTCAAGATACAAATCAACCGATGCACCGCTTTGTTGACCCATACCTTCGCGCTCAATAACTGCTGCAAAAGAAACACCAGAGTCAAACCACACATCGAGAATGTCTTGTTCTTTACGAAAGCGTTTGCCTTTACATTTAGTGCATTGCAAAGGTCCCATAAGTTCTTCAACACTATGTAAAAACCAAGCATCAGCTCCTTCTTGTTCAAAATACGTTGCTACTTGACGCATACGCTCACCATCAAGTACCGGCTCACCACAGTCTTCACAATAGACTACTGCAATTGGTACCCCCCACATGCGCTGTCGTGATAAACACCAGTCAGGTCGCGTGGCTAGCATGCCGCGAATACGGTCTTCACCCCAATTCGGGATCCACTTAACCTCTTTTAAACTTGCGAGCGCCCGTTCACGTAAACTCGGTCCATTGGCATATGGTTTATCAATAGCTACCCACCATTGCTCGGTAGCTCGAGTAATAATCGGACGATGACAGCGCCAGCAATGCGCATAGCGATGTGATACCTGTTCACCTTGAGAATTTAGCAATGCCCCATGTGATGCGAGTTTTTCAGCGATCAACGTATTACAGGCAAATACATTTTTATGAACTAGCTCTGCAATACCACATTGCTCAGTAAATTCACCTCGTGCATCAACGGGACTTAAAATCTCAAGACCATAGCGGCGACCTAAATCAAAATCTTCAGCACCATGACCTGGAGCAATATGCACCAAGCCGGTACCTGTCTCTAAAGTTACATGTTCACCAAGCAGCACCCGATTTTCTCGCTCAACCAAAGGGTGTTGGTAAATAATGTTTTCAAGCTCACGGCCTTTGTAAGTTGCTATCACTTTATTGGCCGCAAATTCCGGCTCGCCAACCGCGGCAAGAAAACTAGCCAATAAATCCGTAGCCACAATTCGTACTCGACCCTTAGCCGGATAAGCTATATAATCGTAATCTGCATGAACAGCGATCGCCAAATTGGCAGGTAAAGTCCACGGGGTAGTGGTCCAAATTACTAAATCAGCGGCTTGATCACATTTTGCTAGTTGTCCTTTGATAGCAAAAGCTACGTAAACCGAAGGTGATTTGTGATCCTCATATTCAATTTCAGCCTCGGCTAATGCCGTTTGATGCGTTGAGCACCAATTGACTGGACGTAACCCCTTATAAACCAAACCTTGATCGACTATTCTGGCAAGTTCACGTAATGTGGCGGCTTCATAGGCAAAACTCATAGTCAAATACGGTTCTTGCCACCGACCAAAAACGCCTAAGCGTTCAAACTCTTCACGTTGAATTTGAACAAAACGCTCAGCATAAGCTCGGCATGCTTGGCGTAATTCAACTTTAGACATGCCACCCTTTTTAGAACCCAACTCTTTATCAACTTGCACTTCGATAGGCAGACCATGGCAATCCCAACCAGGAACATAGGGCACACGATAGCCAGACATGGTACGGTCTTTAACCACCATGTCTTTAAGAATCTTATTAAGAATATGGCCGTGGTGCAAATGTCCGTTGGCATATGGAGGACCATCATGCAGCACAAATAAGGGGTTTTGTGTATTAGCTTGGTTAATAGCTTCATAAAGCTTTTTATCGCGCCATACTGATAACTGCGCCGGCTCTTTTTGCGCAAGATTGGCGCGCATCGCAAAATCTGTACTCGGCAAATGTAAAGTGTCTTTATAATCAACCATGATACTTTAGGTAGGCTTAATCCGAGTTATTTCTATTCGCAAACTCAAGGGGAATTATAAGTAAACGTCGGAATAAACCCTCGCCCTCTGATTGTGTTGTCACACCCATTTCAGGAGTAAGTGTTAAGTGGAAGACCCTACGATCGTGTGCAGACATAGGACTAAGCTTTACTATTTTGCGTTCTGCCACCGCTCTTTGTGCTAGTTTACGGGCTAAATCAGCTAAAGCTGCTCGACGACGCTCACGATAACCTGCAACGTCTAAAACTACTACTGGTTCTCGCTCGTTTTCGCGCGCCACCATCCGATTAATTAAAAACTGTAAAGAAAGTAAGGGCTCACCTTTATTTCCAATAACTCGTTTAGCTTCATCGCCACGAATATCTAAATGTATTTCTTGCGCATCATCTTGTACTACGATGCCGCAGGCAGCGAATTTCATACGTTCAAGTACACCGTTAAGCATAGTCTTAGCTTGAATTGCTATGGGCGAAATATCACCTGTTAGTTCGCCACGCTCAATGCCGTTATTTGGGAATTCGTCAAGATTAAGCAATGCCTCAAATGCATCATCAGCTTCTTGTGGAATCGACATGCGGCGTGTGGGCATACCATCACGATCACTGCGACCCCTAGCACTTCGACCGCCACGACCACCATAATCAGCACGGTCACCACGGTCACTATAAAAATTTCGACCACCGCGAAAATTACGACTGTTGTGTCTATCAGTTCGACCATAGCGACCTCTGTTATTATAACCACGTGAATATGGTCGCTCTTCATCACGATCATTACCATATTGATAATTATCGCTATAACCTTGATGACGATAATCGTCACCTTCAGCATTACGCTCAAAGGCACCTACCGCAGCTTGAGCTGTCGTTGGGTCATGCTCTACCGAGATAAGTACGCTTTTCTCGATGCCAGAACCATTTTCAGATACGACATCATAACGCAATGCCGACCTGGTAATACCAAGTTCTTCGCATGCTTTAATTGCTGCCTCAGCAGCGCTTCTCCCTTCAAACTCATAACGGGCCATATTACGGGATCTCCCGGATGTTTTTCGCCCTAGCATCCATTTTCAAGGGGCAATTTTTTATAAAGTTACTTTGCGTCTGTTGATAACTAGCTGTTGTATAATCGTCAAGATACTGTTCACCACGATGTAAAGCACTAATCCGCTGGGAAGGCCAATCATAAAGAACGCAAAAACTACAGGCATGACATACATCATCATTTTAGCCTGCTTTGAATCTATAGTTGTTGGAGTCAATTTCTGCTGTAAAACCGTTAATAATCCAAAAGCTATAGATAAAAATGGAAAACTTTCTTTAGCCGTAAGATTATCAAGCCATAAGAATTTTTGTTGATATAGATCGACTGCCGTCCATAGCGTTCGATAAAGCGCAAACCAAACAGGCATTTGCAGCAACATCGGTAAACAGCCACCTAAAGGATTTATCCCCTTTTCTCTAAACAACTTAACTTGCTCGAGCTGCATACGCTCGCGATCTTTACCATAGCGCTCTTTAAGTTTTTCAATCTCTGGTCGAATTAAAGACATCCGTCGCATTGAAACAACGCTTTTATAAGTAACTGGAAACAGTAGCGCTTTTACTAAAAAGGTCAGTAAAATAATGGCTATACCCCAACTACCGG comes from Deltaproteobacteria bacterium and encodes:
- a CDS encoding adenylate/guanylate cyclase domain-containing protein — encoded protein: MAAPVMHEHKTGMSLRLKLTIGLILIIGIIFAALNTANIVSQRLRQRDEALRHNETVARLLAGAIIPELANYEIHSEQFGRYLRNLLKASIATSKSRDLAFVAVIDNELKVIAGKANTKLTVFPHGKTYQDESQTLVAIAHTNSWSGTDIRMHRFPLKVAGSIAGKLLVGTSLLRIKDEATRNLFINLGALILALAALMIYAIIALNHMVITPVTHIANAMRAVQEGNLSHEVALHRKDEIGVLANTYNFMVRGLKEREQLKDAFSRYVSPQVYKRFQEGAINLRGETRKAVVLFSDIRSFTTLSEQLTPVEVVAMLNEYFTEMVEIIFKYDGFINKFIGDAIMAIYNVPIDQPDPELRAIKTGLEMLEALDRLNQRRQDRGQFTLKIGIGINTGPVVAGNLGHERRLEYTVIGDMVNLAQRIESQTKVTGTPLLVSQSTFMPCYNQLVAQELPPVKVKGKKEPVVLYSVSSLL
- a CDS encoding polymer-forming cytoskeletal protein; protein product: MAVLKREEIGTISEVDINDVHTILGPESSFEGKLVFEGTVRIDGNFKGQIKTDNVLVIGPGARVEADLEIGSVVINGEVIGDIIAKQVVEIHAPGKLRGNVTTPQLMIAKGVIFEGSCKMEPTNNDRNQPSKVTLLSNNNEAEL
- a CDS encoding methyltransferase domain-containing protein — its product is MVAANTEVDINLDYIIDPNERRALERYDLKFAQALLSVLPAINDPINVLDFVCGDGLVAFELANRLVPNSRLVALGDENLTLERLHTHAKSALAPGLIGNRFFSRREELTRLPFADATFDLVYAALPLGDLPESRSVLTQVMRVLRPNGTIALSFVLPHSLLELAQAVAQAELVNDDEHTMSILSQRLAARVHLPTLEDWQNLAERVGAIEIKTISSQFNLIVEPDAHLDELYSTRLVPLLLGNSHENLTMTRRLLKTAISKQLTTMVNIGVLIGRRPGFTQETLPSQQPAVAVAADVNAK
- the lgt gene encoding prolipoprotein diacylglyceryl transferase, with amino-acid sequence MYPVLVQTKLFGLLSTEWTIHTYGVFIAAGFLLALFLASRRAKLEGEDYQRFIDLGFYVLLVGFIGGRLLFMVANLPLYIEHPIRLIKIWYGGFVWYGSFISAALFIFYYSRKHRIPFFKYADIIIPYMALAHAIGRIGCFAAGCCYGAPTQMPWGVSFPIGSLVHQAQQSTGLIKYTDSPLPVHPTQLYESLVEFALFVLLIFWRQRKMYEGQLLVVWLLFYGILRAVIEQFRGDNERGVFILSTSQYVAIIMIAIAIILHSHLQRQQRQVAAMAKSPE
- the lspA gene encoding signal peptidase II → MKHMQAAAFSWWGYWKKFIVIVASVVFCDQVTKYWAIAKLTNSFGTNSDNLAFTNKLSLFLFNKHPIGDNTVVWLDNFWRFNYVENTGAAFSFLANASIAGFRTHLLLLIALVAMVFIIVYYRRVGKNSTLLSFALMLVFSGALGNFLDRVRLGYVIDFIVWHWYNKAQWPTFNIADAAITIGVGLMLLDTVLAPKRNKAVRLEHVK
- the ileS gene encoding isoleucine--tRNA ligase, with the translated sequence MVDYKDTLHLPSTDFAMRANLAQKEPAQLSVWRDKKLYEAINQANTQNPLFVLHDGPPYANGHLHHGHILNKILKDMVVKDRTMSGYRVPYVPGWDCHGLPIEVQVDKELGSKKGGMSKVELRQACRAYAERFVQIQREEFERLGVFGRWQEPYLTMSFAYEAATLRELARIVDQGLVYKGLRPVNWCSTHQTALAEAEIEYEDHKSPSVYVAFAIKGQLAKCDQAADLVIWTTTPWTLPANLAIAVHADYDYIAYPAKGRVRIVATDLLASFLAAVGEPEFAANKVIATYKGRELENIIYQHPLVERENRVLLGEHVTLETGTGLVHIAPGHGAEDFDLGRRYGLEILSPVDARGEFTEQCGIAELVHKNVFACNTLIAEKLASHGALLNSQGEQVSHRYAHCWRCHRPIITRATEQWWVAIDKPYANGPSLRERALASLKEVKWIPNWGEDRIRGMLATRPDWCLSRQRMWGVPIAVVYCEDCGEPVLDGERMRQVATYFEQEGADAWFLHSVEELMGPLQCTKCKGKRFRKEQDILDVWFDSGVSFAAVIEREGMGQQSGASVDLYLEGSDQHRGWFHSSLLCALATREQPPYKSVLTHGFVVDGNGKKISKSKGNFTDPFKAIARNGAEILRLWVAAEDYREDIRLSDEILTRLTDTYRKVRNTFRYLLGNLFDFDPNKDLLSADKLLEVDRYALGISFSAIERMRNGYERYEFHQVVHTLNELCIVDLSAFYLDILKDRLYASGKNSRERHSAQTVLYILARDLLRVAAPLLSFTCEEAWAQLPRLVGDADSVHLNKHPGVDEPKFMAMMRQQISAGQSKIDTKYNYARELRRQVNALLEDERKNKRLGSSIEARVCISGPLEMHQKLGSIDKLALADLFIVSEVEFTGESEQIKITIERARGTKCPRCWLYREDIGKDAAHPELCARCTDALVN
- a CDS encoding Jag N-terminal domain-containing protein, producing MARYEFEGRSAAEAAIKACEELGITRSALRYDVVSENGSGIEKSVLISVEHDPTTAQAAVGAFERNAEGDDYRHQGYSDNYQYGNDRDEERPYSRGYNNRGRYGRTDRHNSRNFRGGRNFYSDRGDRADYGGRGGRSARGRSDRDGMPTRRMSIPQEADDAFEALLNLDEFPNNGIERGELTGDISPIAIQAKTMLNGVLERMKFAACGIVVQDDAQEIHLDIRGDEAKRVIGNKGEPLLSLQFLINRMVARENEREPVVVLDVAGYRERRRAALADLARKLAQRAVAERKIVKLSPMSAHDRRVFHLTLTPEMGVTTQSEGEGLFRRLLIIPLEFANRNNSD